One stretch of Prionailurus viverrinus isolate Anna chromosome C1, UM_Priviv_1.0, whole genome shotgun sequence DNA includes these proteins:
- the CLCA4 gene encoding calcium-activated chloride channel regulator 4, which produces MGLLDFVFLLVLYLLQGSNTSLVQLNNNGYEGIIIAIDPHVPEDGKIIEEIKGMVTTASTYLFEATEKRFFFKNVSILIPNSWKENSQYKRPKHESYKHADVLVAPPTFPGRDEPYTKQFTACEEKGEYIHFTPDFVLGKKQNEYGPSDRLLVHEWAHLRWGVFDEYNEDEPFYSAKSKKIEATRCSTGITGINRVYKCQGNSCTTRGCRIDSKTKLYEKDCQFFPDKDQTEKASIMFMQGINSVVEFCNKKNHNQEAPSLQNKMCNSRSTWEVISNSEDFKNTTSMEAPPPPPVFSLLKIRERIACLVLDKSGSMNSFNRLNRMNQAAKHFLLQTIENGSWVGMVHFDSTANVKSNLIQIISSKERNKLLESLPTAANGGTSICAGIKSAFQVVREIHPQIDGSEIVLLTDGEDNSAKNCIDEVKQSGAIIHLIALGPSADQAVIEMSTLTGGNHFFASDEAQNNGLIDAFGALASGNTDISQQPLQLESKGLTLNNNPWMNGTVIIDSTVGKDTFFLITWARQSPIISLWDPSGTPMRNFTVDTVSKMAYLGIPGTAKVGVWTYSLQAKANPETLTMTVNSQAANSSVPPITVNAKMNKDTNSFPSPMIVYAEVLQGHVPILGANVTAFIESSNGNIEVLELLDNGAGADSFKNDGVYSRYFIAYSENGRYSLKVRAYRGANVTTQNLRRPLNRAAHIPGWVVDGKIEGNPPRVEIDEDTHTTLESFTRTASGGAFVVSNISKLPLPDLYPPSQITDLEATLNGDEINLTWTAPGDNFDVGKVQQYIIRISGSILDLRDNFDNALQVNSTDLLPNEANSKETFAFKQGNISEENATHIFIAIQSVDKSNLTSKLSNIAQVALFIPQAEPGPDESPPNPSPDENQPNSRVNIVILVLLVVGSVAIVSTIIGATI; this is translated from the exons GGTATGGTGACTACAGCTTCTACTTACCTGTTTGAAGCcacagaaaaaagattttttttcaaaaatgtatcaaTACTAATTCCTAACAGCTGGAAGGAAAACTCACAATACAAGAGGCCAAAACATGAAAGCTACAAACAC GCCGATGTTTTAGTTGCACCACCTACCTTCCCAGGTAGAGATGAACCATATACCAAGCAGTTCACAGCctgtgaagaaaaaggagaatacaTTCATTTCACCCCTGACTTTGtacttggaaaaaaacaaaatgaatatggACCATCAG ATAGACTGCTTGTCCATGAGTGGGCCCATCTCCGCTGGGGAGTGTTTGATGAGTACAATGAAGATGAGCCTTTCTACAGTGCTAAGTCAAAGAAAATTGAAGCAACAAG atgTTCCACAGGTATTACTGGTATAAATAGAGTTTATAAGTGTCAAGGGAACAGTTGTACAACTAGAGGATGCAGAATTGATTCTAAGACAAAACTGTATGAAAAAGATTGTCAATTCTTCCCTGATAAAGATCAAACTGAAAAGGCATCCATAATGTTTATGCAAGGTATTAATTCT gTTGTTGaattctgtaataaaaaaaaccatAACCAAGAAGCTCCAAGCCTACAAAACAAAATGTGCAATTCCAGAAGTACGTGGGAGGTGATCAGCAattctgaggactttaagaacaCAACATCTATGGAGGCACCACCCCCTCCACCTGTCTTCTCATTGCTGAAGATCAGAGAAAGAATTGCATGCTTAGTTCTTGATAAGTCTGGAAGCATGAAT agtTTTAATCGCCTAAATCGAATGAACCAAGCAGCAAAACACTTCCTGCTGCAGACCATTGAAAATGGATCCTGGGTGGGGATGGTGCACTTTGATAGTACTGCCAATGTGAAAAGTAATCTAATCCAAATAATAagcagcaaagaaagaaacaagctcTTGGAGAGCTTACCTACAGCAGCTAATGGAGGAACTTCCATCTGTGCCGGAATTAAATCAGCATTTCAG GTAGTTAGAGAAATTCACCCCCAAATAGATGGATCTGAAATTGTCCTGCTGACTGATGGGGAGGATAACTCTGCAAAGAATTGTATTGATGAAGTGAAACAAAGTGGAGCTATCATTCATTTGATTGCTTTGGGACCATCTGCTGATCAAGCAGTCATAGAGATGAGCACTTTAACAG gaGGAAACCATTTTTTTGCTTCAGATGAAGCCCAGAACAATGGCCTCATTGATGCTTTTGGGGCCCTTGCATCAGGAAACACTGATATTTCCCAACAGCCTCTTCAG ctTGAAAGCAAAGGATTAACACTCAACAATAATCCCTGGATGAACGGCACTGTAATAATTGATAGCACCGTGGGAAAGGACACATTCTTTCTCATCACATGGGCCAGACAGTCTCCCATTATTTCTCTCTGGGACCCCAGTGGAACACCAATGAGAAATTTCACAGTGGACACAGTTTCCAAAATGGCCTATCTCGGTATTCCAGGAACTGCAAAG GTGGGTGTTTGGACCTACAGTCTTCAAGCCAAAGCAAACCCAGAAACATTGACTATGACAGTAAATTCTCAGGCAGCAAATTCTTCTGTGCCTCCAATCACAGTGAATgctaaaatgaataaagacaCAAACAGTTTTCCCAGCCCAATGATTGTTTATGCAGAAGTTCTACAAGGGCATGTACCAATTCTTGGAGCCAATGTGACTGCTTTCATTGAATCAAGTAACGGAAATATAGAAGTTTTGGAACTTTTGGATAACGGTGCAG gTGCTGATTCTTTCAAGAATGATGGGGTGTACTCCAGATATTTTATAGCTTATTCAGAAAATGGCAGATATAGCTTAAAAGTACGGGCTTATAGAGGAGCAAATGTGACCACACAAAACTTAAGGCGTCCACTGAATAGAGCCGCACATATACCAGGATGGGTAGTGGATG GGAAAATTGAAGGGAATCCACCAAGAGTTGAAATTGATGAAGATACTCACACAACCTTGGAGAGTTTCACCAGAACAGCATCTGGAGGTGCATTTGtagtttcaaatatttcaaaacttcCCTTGCCTGATCTGTACCCACCAAGTCAAATCACAGATCTTGAGGCCACACTTAATGGAGATGAGATCAATTTAACATGGACAGCACCAGGAGATAATTTTGATGTTGGAAAAG ttcagCAGTATATTATAAGAATAAGTGGAAGTATTCTGGATCTAAGAGACAATTTTGACAATGCTCTCCAAGTAAACAGTACTGATCTGCTACCAAATGAAGCCAACTCCAAAGAAACCTTTGCATTTAAACAGGGAAATATCTCAGAAGAAAATGCAACTCACATCTTTATTGCCATTCAAAGTGTGGATAAAAGCAATTTGACATCAAAACTATCCAACATTGCACAAGTAGCTTTGTTTATTCCTCAAGCAGAACCAGGTCCTGATGAAAGTCCTCCAAATCCTAGCCCTGATGAAAATCAGCCTAATTCCAGGGTTAACATTGTTATTTTGGTGTTGTTAGTGGTTGGATCTGTGGCAATTGTTAGTACTATTATAGGTGCCaccatt